A window from Leishmania mexicana MHOM/GT/2001/U1103 complete genome, chromosome 33 encodes these proteins:
- a CDS encoding DNAj-like protein — translation MSAALGMEPEVVSSSASSSSKLDEPTSDPRDVGTDAGNRSPELSLNTATASASGLAWPNNLNVNKISGVRAGPTDKLQGGTPVLRGVNGVAARFTDPKDENGFTVFSRRPTGASAAATGPSQQQTSPRSTLAPNVGNGSGANSGHAMRSSANASGVAANDEHPEVMEFAKSLSERHLRCALCAKVVVDVVLIGAHASVACRRCALALPGTHITELPRPLREVLRVLKAAAGLPESHDDFVGDRRILRAKRPLPVNATHPNGAESVAKEEAVAVASPSSPAPASATSTAAMQAVLAELTDAETAERHQIGSAEASSRSEITTRKSAAITARATPAVAAGRPNGVTSRQYKLEADRKYENAEYVAALELYTKAIKLQPMDHQSNVKFLYGNRSAAHYMAQRYSECIEDCLEVVRLDPSSVKMLSRAARSACTMGNLKRAVEIMESTPRDRLTSDMEAELARYKSGLEAYRHAERCFGTPEGDEQYRMLVAQFSDTVPFRVRSAESLREQRHYMRAVEVLEALSHSTRTPAACRIMSECLYLSGFEYFERARKCIVDAAQLDDACNELLKKIDAVDDGKQKGNSNFNKKNYGPAAEYYTVAIQAAADNDQVLRVLYCNRAAAYKELGRYREGVEDCTKTLQIDKEFYKAYARRARCHEHLGDHFAAVRDFKKAIEYDSTDRELARELRAAEQNLAKEAEKERDFYFQLGVSRTATEREIKLKYRELSLRWHPDKCIGLDEVERERAEHKFKIISEAYATLADTVKRREYDAKQDRERFTRAGGFNFSSTYSGGSANDYYRGRHRAGGNGFW, via the coding sequence ATGAGCGCCGCCCTTGGAATGGAGCCGGAGGTGGTGTCTTCATcggcttcctcctcttctaaGTTGGATGAGCCCACCAGCGACCCGCGCGACGTCGGCACCGATGCGGGGAACCGCTCGCCAGAGCTGTCACTGAAcacggccaccgccagcgcgaGCGGCCTGGCCTGGCCCAACAACCTTAACGTCAACAAGATCAGCGGCGTCCGGGCTGGCCCGACAGACAAGCTACAAGGTGGAACTCCTGTCCTTCGCGGTGTCAACGGCGTCGCAGCACGATTCACGGACCCGAAGGATGAGAACGGCTTCACCGTTTTCAGTCGCCGCCCGACCGGTGCcagtgccgccgcgacgggaccttcacagcagcagacgaGCCCTAGATCCACCTTGGCGCCAAACGTCGGCAATGGAAGTGGGGCCAACAGCGGTCACGCAATGCGCAGCTCGGCTAATGCaagcggcgtcgctgccaaCGATGAGCATCCAGAGGTGATGGAGTTTGCCAAGAGTCTCTCCGAGCGACATCTCAGGTGTGCTTTGTGTGCCAAGGTAGTGGTAGACGTTGTACTCATCGGGGCGCATGCATCGGTAGCGTGCCGGCGTTGCGCTCTGGCCTTGCCAGGCACCCACATCACAGAGTTGCCGCGACCGCTGCGAGAGGTGCTGCGAGTGCTGAAGGCTGCAGCAGGACTGCCTGAGTCACACGACGACTTCGTGGGCGATCGCCGCATTCTGCGCGCAAAGCGACCCCTTCCAGTGAACGCCACACACCCCAACGGCGCAGAGTCGGTGGCAaaagaggaggcggtggctgTCGCATCGCCCAGCTCACCGGCTCCGGCTTCTGCCACTTCCACAGCCGCGATGCAAGCGGTCTTAGCGGAGCTGACGGATGCCGAGACTGCCGAGCGCCACCAGATCGGCAGCGCGGAAGCCTCTAGCCGCTCGGAGATCACGACGCGCAAAAGCGCTGCCATCACCGCGCGAGCCACCCCGGCGGTTGCCGCCGGGAGGCCTAACGGCGTCACGAGCCGACAGTACAAGCTGGAGGCGGACCGCAAGTATGAGAACGCGGAGTACGTTGCTGCGTTGGAACTTTACACAAAGGCAATCAAGTTGCAGCCGATGGATCATCAGTCCAACGTCAAGTTCCTCTACGGCAACCGTAGTGCGGCACACTATATGGCACAACGGTACAGCGAGTGCATTGAGGACTGCCTCGAGGTAGTGCGCCTGGACCCGAGCAGCGTGAAGATGCTGTCGCGCGCCGCTCGCTCTGCCTGCACGATGGGAAATCTAAAGCGTGCCGTGGAGATCATGGAGAGCACGCCGAGGGATCGCTTGACCAGCgacatggaggcggagcttGCCCGGTACAAGAGTGGCCTCGAGGCGTACCGCCACGCCGAGCGTTGCTTCGGCACCCCGGAAGGCGATGAGCAGTACCGGATGTTGGTTGCTCAGTTCAGCGATACCGTGCCGTTCCGAGTTCGGAGTGCCGAGTCGCTgcgggagcagcggcactaCATGCGCGccgtggaggtgctggaggcgctctCGCACTCCACGCGCACCCCGGCTGCGTGCCGCATCATGAGCGAGTGTCTCTACCTCTCCGGCTTCGAGTACTTTGAGCGAGCGCGGAAGTGCATCgtggacgcggcgcagctggacgACGCCTGCAACGAGCTTTTGAAGAAGATTGATGCCGTTGACGACGGCAAGCAGAAGGGCAACTCAAACTTCAACAAGAAGAACTACGGCCCGGCGGCCGAGTACTACACGGTCGCCATTCAAGCCGCCGCTGACAACGATcaggtgctgcgcgtgctctACTGCaaccgcgccgccgcgtatAAGGAGCTGGGTCGCTACCGGGAGGGCGTCGAGGACTGCACCAAGACGCTGCAGATCGACAAGGAGTTCTACAAGGCGTacgcgcgccgcgcgcgctgccACGAACACCTTGGCGACCACTTTGCCGCCGTGCGGGACTTCAAGAAGGCGATCGAGTACGACAGCACCGACCGCGAGCTGGCCCGGGAGCTGAGAGCGGCAGAGCAGAACCTGgccaaggaggcggagaaggagagggacTTTTACTTTCAATTAGGTGTCTCTCGCACCGCGACAGAGCGAGAGATCAAGCTCAAGTACCGCGAGCTCTCGCTGCGGTGGCACCCGGACAAGTGCATTGGCCTGGATGAGGTTGAGCGGGAGCGGGCCGAGCACAAATTCAAAATTATCAGTGAGGCGTACGCCACCTTGGCGGATACTGTGAAGAGGCGCGAGTACGACGCGAAGCAGGATCGCGAGCGCTTCACGCGTGCTGGCGGGTTCAATTTCTCCTCCACGTACAGCGGAGGGAGCGCGAACGACTACTACCGCGGTCGTcaccgcgctggcggcaacGGCTTTTGGTAG